CGCCGGGCCCCGTAAATCAAGGTGTCGCAAGCCATTCCGGGCCCGGCCCGGCGGAGATAGGCTCACCGCAGACCCCGTCCGCTCTGACATGGAGGATTCTGCGATGCGGCTCTCGACTCGAAACCAGCTCAGGGGAAAGATCACCGAGGTCGAACTCGGCGCCGTGATGGCCGTGGTGAAGGTGACGCTCGACGGTGGCGATCAGGTCGTCACGTCATCGGTCACCAAGGACGCCGCGACCGACCTCGGGCTCAAGGTCGGGCAGCCCGCGACCGTGTTCATCAAGTCGACCGAGGTCACCATCGGCGTCGATTAGGGCGTGCCGAAAAGCTTTGCCGCGAACTACTTTTGGGCGCCGAGAAAGGTCCGCACGCGGTCCAGGACCAGGTCGGGCCGCTGGTCGACGATCCAGTGGCCGACGCCGTCGACCAGTTCGACCTCGAAATCCTCGATGTGGTCGGCGTATCCCTCGGTCAGGTCCGCGGTGATCACCGGATCTTCGGTGCCCGTCAACCAGCGGACGGGGACGTCGACACGGGCGTCGGCGTACTCGCCGCGCATCCAGCTCAGCATTTCCTTGGTCTGAAACGACCGGTACCACCGCGAACCCGCTTCGGCGTGGCCGGGCTGGCGCATGCACTCGAGGTACAGCTGCACGTCCTCGTCGGGCAGCGTGTAGCCGCCGCCCACCCATGACCCGAGGAAGCGCAGGAACCGGGAGTCCGGCGCGCTGATCACGCGGGGGCCGATGACCGGCAACGAGATTGGGATCTGATACCAGAACCGCCAGACGTTGCGCAGCGTCGACGGTGAGCGCTTCACGAATGGCGCCGAGGTGTTCACCCCGAAAAAGCCGCTCACCCTTTCGGGGTGGCGCAGCATCATGATGAACGCGACCGGCCCGCCCCAGTCGTGGGCCACCAGCTTGACCGTCGCGACGCCCAACCGATCCAGCACGCCGGCCAGATCGTCGGCCATCTCGTCCTTGCGGTAACTGGATGGCGGCGCCGAACTCCAACCCGACCCGCGCAGGTCCGGACACAACACCCGGTAGCCGTCGGCGGCCAGCGGCCCGATCAGCTCGCGCCATTCCCACCAGTTCTGCGGGAAGCCGTGCACCAGCATCACCACCGGCCCGCTCGCCGGGCCCGCGTCCGCGACATGGATCGTCACGCCGTCTCCGAGATCGACGTACCTGTGTTCGACACCGTCCAGCGCGGGCATAGTCACCATGTGTTGAGAACGTAGCGGCTGGGAAGGGCTTAGGCCAGAAACCGCTCGACATACGGCGCGAAGCGCTCCCGCAGGTTGTCCTCGGTCAACCCGAACATCTCGAAGGACGTTTCAACGTTGCCCAGCCGGCCACGGCGGTGGCCCGCCAGGTAGCCCGTGATCGCGTCGCGCGCCTCGTCGGTGAAGGGCTCGCCGGCCAACGTGTAGACGCGCTGCGCGGTGCCGAGTTCGTCGGCCATGAACTCGTCGAACCGGATGTCGACCGAGCGGTCCGGGCCGATGGTGTCGCGGTCGCGCACCAGCGCGCTGAGCATCTGGTCGAGGCGGTCGATCCAGGAGTGGGCGATCTGCTCCACCGGCACCGGCGAGCGGTGCATGCGCGCGGAATAGGTGATCATCGCGATCATCGACAGCGCCACCGGCACGGGGTCGCGGTGGGTGAACACGACGATGCTGTCGGGAAACACCCGGTCCAGGACGGGCACCTGTTCGAGGTGCTGGGGCGACTTGAGCAGCCAGCGCCGCCCCCCGCGCAGGAACTGCATCGCCCGCAGCTGGGTGGCCAGGTATTCGTAGTGCGGCGTCTGGTCGTGGGACTGGTAGTAGTCGCGCCAGCGGGGCACGTCAGCGAGCGTCTCCAGCAGCATCGTGGACACGTCGTTGGCCAGCAGCTGGATCTCCTCGTGGACGTGGTCGGTAGTCATTTCGTGCATGAGGACGAAATGCGGCATCACCATATTGATCACCCCGACCGCGACGTCCATCCGAGCCCGTCGCGGATCCGGCTGCACGCCAACCTCATTCGGCGTCGGGAAGGGCTCGTTGCTTTCCCAGTACGGCATGGTCCGGAAGGTGGGTGGCGCGGCCAGCAAGTTGTGCAGGTGCGTGGTGCCGGTGCGGGGCAGCCCGGCGATCACCACCGGCGAGGTCAGCTCGATGTCGTTGATCTCGGGGTGGCGCGTCAGCAAATCGGCCAACAGCAGCCGATTTTTGAGGATCTGCAGCAGCTGCCCGTAGAAGTTGACCGCGCCGGCGCCGTGCAGCCCGTCGATCTCCCGCAGCGCGGCGAGGTAGACATCGAGACGCTCGCGGTAGTCGTCGGGCCCGAAATCGTGCAATCCGGTGTCCTGCCTGGCCTGGGCGTGCAGCGCGTCGGCGTCCAGCGGGCACTGCGGGGCCATCGCGGTCATCATGTCGAGGATCTGCTGACCCTCGGCGCTGAATCGGGGCGTGGCCAGGTCATCGAGGGAAACGGAGCGAACGGCATCGGTCACGGCGACTTATGTTACTCTGAGTTTCGTAATGGTTGTTGATTTTGGCCGGCCCCGCGATCCGCGTATCGACGCCGCGGTGTTGCGCGCGACGGTGGAGCTGCTCGCCGAGTCCGGTTACCCGGGGTTGTTGGTTTCCGCCATTGCCGAGCGGGCCGGCACCAGCAAGCCCGCGATCTATCGCCGCTGGCCCAGCAAGGCGCATCTGGTGCACGAGGCGGTGTTCCCGATCGGCGCCGGCACCGCCATCCCCGACGCCGGCTCGACGCCCGACGGGCTGCGCGAGATGGTCCGCCGCACAATGCTTTTCCTCACCACGCCGCCCGCGCGGGCGGCACTGCCGGGCCTGATCGGCGAAATGGCCGCGGATCCCAGCCTGCACTCGGCGCTGCTGGAGCGCTTCGCCGGCGTCATCGGCGGCGGGCTGGCCGACTGGCTCGCGGCGGCGGCCGCGCGTGGTGAGGTGCGCGCGGACGTGACCGCCGCGGAACTGGCCGAGACGATCGCCGGCGTCACGCTGGTCGCCCTGCTCACCCGCGCCACCGAGCTCGACGAAGCGTGGGTCGATCGCACGACAAGGTTGCTCCTGAAAGGAATCAGCGCATGACGCACGAATCGACGGTCGCGTGGCAGGACTTGCTGAAAACCCTTGGCGGCCTCGATCGCTCGTTCTTGGAGGGCGACCGCGCCGTCACCGACGACCGGCACATCGCCGACGGCTACCGCATGCTCGCCACCACCCTGGGCGTGGCGTTGGACACCTACCTGTTCCCCGAACCCGATCGGCCGCAATTCGTCGCGGTGAACACGCCGTTTCGCCGCGACCGCCGCTGGGGCGGGGACAACACCGACGCCTACTACCACATCTGCCCGGTCGACCCGGCGCGCCGCTACCGCATCAGCGGGAACAAGGGTGACAGCGTGTACTTTTCGGTCACCGCCTACAACGAACCGACGCTCGGCGCCTGGTCGGACCGGGTGGTCGCGATCGTCCGCGACACCGACCTCGACATCGACGCCGACGGCAACTTCTCCTTCGACTTCCCCGCGGGGGATTCCGGGGCCGACGCGGCCGTGCTGATGACCCGCGACTACCAGGCCGATCCCCTGACCGGTCGCCCGGTGGTCTGGCAGATCGAGGCGCTCGACGAGCCGACGCCGCTTCGCCACGGCGACGCGGAGACCGCCGCGCGCCTGCGCGCGGTCGCGACCTGGCTGCACACCATGTTCGCCATCGTGCCGCTGGCCGTCGGTAACCGGGTCGACGACACCCACGCCCTCGGGCACGAAACCGCCCACGCCGCAAACGCGTTCGCCGACCCCTATCAGGTGCCGGACGCCAACTTCGGCTGGTCGGCGCGCGACGCCTGCTATTCGTATGGCAGTTTCGTGCTCGACGAGGACGAGGCGCTGGTGATCACGCACCGTCCGCCGTCGTGCAGGTTCTGGAACATGGTGGTGTGGAACCAGTTCATGGCCACCTACGGCGTGTCGGAGG
The sequence above is drawn from the Mycobacterium marseillense genome and encodes:
- a CDS encoding TOBE domain-containing protein, whose product is MRLSTRNQLRGKITEVELGAVMAVVKVTLDGGDQVVTSSVTKDAATDLGLKVGQPATVFIKSTEVTIGVD
- a CDS encoding alpha/beta fold hydrolase encodes the protein MVTMPALDGVEHRYVDLGDGVTIHVADAGPASGPVVMLVHGFPQNWWEWRELIGPLAADGYRVLCPDLRGSGWSSAPPSSYRKDEMADDLAGVLDRLGVATVKLVAHDWGGPVAFIMMLRHPERVSGFFGVNTSAPFVKRSPSTLRNVWRFWYQIPISLPVIGPRVISAPDSRFLRFLGSWVGGGYTLPDEDVQLYLECMRQPGHAEAGSRWYRSFQTKEMLSWMRGEYADARVDVPVRWLTGTEDPVITADLTEGYADHIEDFEVELVDGVGHWIVDQRPDLVLDRVRTFLGAQK
- a CDS encoding sulfotransferase family protein — its product is MTDAVRSVSLDDLATPRFSAEGQQILDMMTAMAPQCPLDADALHAQARQDTGLHDFGPDDYRERLDVYLAALREIDGLHGAGAVNFYGQLLQILKNRLLLADLLTRHPEINDIELTSPVVIAGLPRTGTTHLHNLLAAPPTFRTMPYWESNEPFPTPNEVGVQPDPRRARMDVAVGVINMVMPHFVLMHEMTTDHVHEEIQLLANDVSTMLLETLADVPRWRDYYQSHDQTPHYEYLATQLRAMQFLRGGRRWLLKSPQHLEQVPVLDRVFPDSIVVFTHRDPVPVALSMIAMITYSARMHRSPVPVEQIAHSWIDRLDQMLSALVRDRDTIGPDRSVDIRFDEFMADELGTAQRVYTLAGEPFTDEARDAITGYLAGHRRGRLGNVETSFEMFGLTEDNLRERFAPYVERFLA
- a CDS encoding TetR/AcrR family transcriptional regulator; its protein translation is MVVDFGRPRDPRIDAAVLRATVELLAESGYPGLLVSAIAERAGTSKPAIYRRWPSKAHLVHEAVFPIGAGTAIPDAGSTPDGLREMVRRTMLFLTTPPARAALPGLIGEMAADPSLHSALLERFAGVIGGGLADWLAAAAARGEVRADVTAAELAETIAGVTLVALLTRATELDEAWVDRTTRLLLKGISA
- a CDS encoding DUF1214 domain-containing protein, with the protein product MTHESTVAWQDLLKTLGGLDRSFLEGDRAVTDDRHIADGYRMLATTLGVALDTYLFPEPDRPQFVAVNTPFRRDRRWGGDNTDAYYHICPVDPARRYRISGNKGDSVYFSVTAYNEPTLGAWSDRVVAIVRDTDLDIDADGNFSFDFPAGDSGADAAVLMTRDYQADPLTGRPVVWQIEALDEPTPLRHGDAETAARLRAVATWLHTMFAIVPLAVGNRVDDTHALGHETAHAANAFADPYQVPDANFGWSARDACYSYGSFVLDEDEALVITHRPPSCRFWNMVVWNQFMATYGVSEGPDARCSINGHSAVANSDGSVTIVLSGAKTAHPNSLTTLGYPRGNLAFRWFLADGVPQRPEVKLVKVADAPTAPS